A stretch of the Coturnix japonica isolate 7356 chromosome 27, Coturnix japonica 2.1, whole genome shotgun sequence genome encodes the following:
- the SCN4A gene encoding sodium channel protein type 4 subunit alpha, translating into MAGLPYIPGPENLRPFTPASLAAIEQRIAEAEALKLKKQQVEMPEEEELKPSSDLEAGKNLPLIYGDPPLELIGTPLEDLDPFYKDKKTFIVLNKGKSIFRFSATPALYLLGPFHPIRRGAIKVLIHSLFSMFIMITILTNCVFMTMSNPPAWSKNVEYAFTGIYTFESLIKILSRGFCIDDFTFLRDPWNWLDFMVISMAYITEFVDLGNISALRTFRVLRALKTITVIPGLKTIVGALIQSVKKLSDVMILTVFCLSVFALIGLQLFMGNLRNKCLQWPPLNDTLMGDFGLDNATLANTTLYGNFTDGNFTSNSTFDFEAYINDEANFYFLEGALDALLCGNSSDAGKCPEGYMCVKAGRNPNYGYTSFDTFSWAFLSLFRLMTQDFWENLFQLTLRAAGKTYMIFFVLVIFLGSFYLINLILAVVAMAYAEQNDATMLEAQQKEEEFQQLMEQLKKQQEEQEKQLQDRQSSSSSLHSSAAGKKSDSDLNSDQDKAKDCNGQVVPKVVLQRSATVIEFNPANEPEKSDSNHLTVGNPDGPGLEKRVGSAISVISNTMEELEEAHQKCPSWWYKFAHTFLVWDCCYPWLKLKEFVKLVVMDPFVDLGITICIVLNTLFMAMEHYPMTEEFENVLTVGNLVFTGIFTAEMVLKLIALDPYEYFQQGWNIFDSIIVTLSLVELGLANVQGLSVLRSFRLLRVFKLAKSWPTLNMLIKIIGNSVGALGNLTLVLAIIVFIFAVVGMQLFGKSYMECVCKISLDCTLPRWHMHDFFHSFLIVFRILCGEWIETMWDCMEVAGQTMCLIVFMMVMVIGNLVVLNLFLALLLSSFSADNLAASDDDGEMNNLQIAIGRITRGIDFLKSSVLMLLRRLWKGKKVAPEEEQEPSKGDNSVLNHVDSSPDPKPDYMDGVAGKEYLLMDELDHMNFINNPNLTVQVPIASEESDLYEETSTQSDTEDAKNPLSSDNASSLCSTVDYKPPQPEEEEVAEEAEESNEPEECFTEGCVKRFPCLHVDITSDRGKIWWNLRKTCYSIVEHNWFETFIVFMILLSSGALAFEDIYIEQRKVIRTILEYADKVFSYIFVIEMLLKWVAYGFKVYFTNAWCWLDFLIVDVSLVSLTANWLGYSELGAIKSLRTLRALRPLRALSRFEGMRVVVNALLGAIPSIMNVLLVCLIFWLIFSIMGVNLFAGKYYRCVNTTTGELFDISVVNNKSDCMALLYTNEVRWVNVKVNFDNVGLGYLSLLQVATFKGWMDIMYAAVDSREIEEQPVYEINLYMYIYFVIFIIFGSFFTLNLFIGVIIDNFNQQKKKFGGKDIFMTEEQKKYYNAMKKLGSKKPQKPIPRPSNKFQGMVFDFVTKQVFDISIMILICLNMVTMMVETDDQSETKTDILYKINLVFIVIFTGECVLKMFALRYYYFTIGWNIFDFVVVILSIAGIVLSDIIEKYFVSPTLFRVIRLARIGRVLRLIRGAKGIRTLLFALMMSLPALFNIGLLLFLVMFIYSIFGMSNFAYVKKEAGIDDIFNFETFGNSIICLFQITTSAGWDGLLSPILNSGPPDCDPNLENPGSSIKGNCGNPSIGIFFFCSYIIISFLIVVNMYIAVILENFNVATEESSEPLCEDDFEMFYEIWEKFDPDATQFIAYSTLSDFVDTLQEPLRIPKPNKIKLITMDLPMVAGDKIHCLDILFALTKEVLGDSGEMDALKDTMEEKFMAANPSKVSYEPITTTLKRKQEEVCATKIQRAFRRYLLRRSVKQASYMYRHSKDEEALMGDAPEKEGLIATKMHETYGNSGTDAEMGAAIDLAPVPSSETQSAPVESKPPSGQRVVKESLV; encoded by the exons ATGGCTGGCCTGCCGTACATCCCGGGCCCTGAAAACCTGCGCCCTTTCACCCCCGCCTCGTTGGCTGCCATCGAGCAGCGCATCGCCGAGGCAGAGGCACTTAAGTTAAAGAAGCAGCAGGTGGAGATGCCCGAGGAAGAGGAGCTCAAGCCCAGCAGTGACCTGGAAGCCGGCAAGAACCTGCCCCTTATCTATGGAGATCCCCCCTTAGAGCTCATCGGGACCCCCCTGGAGGATCTGGACCCTTTCTACAAGGATAAGAAG acGTTCATAGTCCTCAACAAAGGGAAGTCCATCTTCCGCTTCTCAGCTACTCCTGCGCTCTACCTGCTGGGGCCCTTCCACCCCATCCGGAGAGGAGCCATCAAAGTGCTCATCCATTC ATTATTCAGCATGTTCATCATGATCACGATTTTAACCAACTGTGTGTTTATGACGATGAGCAACCCCCCGGCGTGGTCCAAGAACGTGGA ATACGCCTTCACTGGAATATACACCTTCGAGTCCCTCATTAAGATACTGTCGAGAGGTTTCTGCATCGATGACTTTACATTCCTGCGTGACCCGTGGAACTGGCTGGACTTCATGGTCATCTCCATGGC CTACATCACTGAGTTTGTGGACCTGGGGAACATCTCTGCCCTCAGAACCTTCCGTGTCCTCCGTGCCTTGAAAACCATCACAGTGATACCAG GCCTGAAGACTATTGTGGGAGCCCTAATTCAGTCTGTGAAGAAGCTCTCAGATGTTATGATCCTGACTGTGTTTTGTCTGAGTGTATTTGCACTAATAGGGCTGCAGCTGTTCATGGGCAACTTGAGGAATAAATGCCTGCAGTGGCCGCCCCTCAATGACACCCTGATGGGGGACTTTGGTTTGGACAACGCCACGTTGGCCAACACAACGCTCTACGGCAACTTCACCGACGGCAACTTCACCAGCAACAGCACCTTCGATTTCGAAGCCTACATCAACGATGAAG CAAATTTCTACTTCCTGGAGGGAGCGCTTGATGCCCTGCTCTGTGGGAACAGCAGTGATGCTGG GAAGTGCCCAGAAGGGTATATGTGTGTGAAAGCTGGTAGAAACCCCAACTATGGCTACACAAGTTTTGACACATTCAGCTGGGCTTTCCTCTCCTTATTCCGCCTGATGACACAGGACTTCTGGGAGAACCTCTTCCAGCTG ACACTACGTGCAGCTGGGAAAACATACATGATATTTTTCGTTCTGGTGATTTTTCTGGGTTCCTTCTACCTCATCAACCTCATCCTGGCCGTGGTGGCCATGGCCTACGCAGAGCAAAACGATGCCACGATGCTGGAGGCGcagcagaaggaggaggagtTCCAGCAGCTCATGgagcagctgaagaagcagcaggaggagcaggagaagcag TTGCAGGACAGGCAATCCAGCAGCAGTTCCCTGCACAGCAGCGCGGCCGGGAAGAAGAGCGACTCGGATCTGAACAGCGACCAGGACAAGGCAAAGGACTGCAATGGGCAGGTGGTCCCCAAGGTTGTGCTGCAACGCTCTGCCACGGTGATCGAA TTCAACCCAGCCAATGAGCCGGAGAAATCAGACTCCAACCATCTCACTGTGGGCAACCCAGATGGGCCAGGGCTTGAGAAGAGGGTGGGAAGCGCCATCAGTGTCATCTCCAACACCATGGAAG AGCTGGAGGAAGCTCACCAGAAGTGCCCGTCCTGGTGGTACAAATTTGCCCACACGTTCCTGGTGTGGGACTGCTGCTACCCAtggctgaagctgaaggagTTTGTCAAGCTGGTGGTGATGGATCCCTTTGTGGACCTGGGCATCACTATCTGCATCGTGCTCAACACGCTGTTCATGGCCATGGAGCACTACCCCATGACGGAGGAGTTTGAGAACGTGCTGACTGTGGGGAACCTG GTCTTCACGGGGATCTTCACAGCAGAGATGGTGCTGAAGCTCATCGCTCTGGATCCCTATGAGTatttccagcagggctggaacATTTTTGACAGCATAATTGTCACATTGAGCCTGGTGGAGCTGGGGTTGGCCAACGTGCAGGGGCTCTCTGTGCTGCGCTCCTTCCGCTTG CTGAGGGTCTTCAAACTGGCAAAATCCTGGCCAACTCTAAATATGCTGATTAAGATTATTGGCAACTCAGTGGGAGCTTTGGGCAATTTGACCCTGGTGCTGGCCAtcattgtgttcatttttgCTGTGGTTGGGATGCAGCTGTTTGGGAAAAGCTACATGGAGTGTGTCTGCAAGATCTCCCTGGACTGCACGCTGCCCCGCTGGCACATGCATGACTTCTTCCACTCCTTCCTCATTGTCTTCCGCATCCTGTGCGGAGAGTGGATCGAGACCATGTGGGACTGCATGGAGGTGGCTGGCCAGACCATGTGCCTTATCGTCTTCATGATGGTCATGGTCATCGGGAACCTGGTG GTGCTCAACCTGTTCCTGGCcttgctgctgagctccttTAGTGCCGACAACCTTGCGGCCTCAGATGATGATGGTGAGATGAACAACCTGCAGATCGCCATCGGCCGGATCACCAGGGGCATCGACTTCCTCAAGTCTTCTGTCCTCATGCTGCTGCGGAGGCTGTGGAAGGGCAAAAAGGTGGCCCCGGAGGAAGAGCAGGAGCCCAGCAAAGGGGACAACTCTGTGCTGAACCACGTGGATAGCAGCCCGGATCCCAAGCCGGATTACATGGACGGAGTCGCAGGGAAGGAATATTTGTTGATGGATGAGTTGGACCACATGAATTTCATCAACAATCCCAACCTGACCGTGCAGGTCCCCATCGCCTCGGAGGAGTCCGACCTCTATGAGGAGACGAGCACTCAGTCTGACACTGAGGATGCCAAG AACCCCCTTTCCAGCGACAACGCCTCGTCCCTGTGCAGCACCGTGGACTACAAACCACCTCAGCCCGAGGAAGAGGAGGTGGCTGAAGAGGCTGAAGAGAGCAATGAGCCGGAGGAGTGCTTCACTGAAG GCTGCGTCAAGAGGTTTCCCTGTCTCCATGTGGACATCACCAGCGACAGAGGGAAGATCTGGTGGAACCTCCGGAAAACCTGCTACAGCATTGTTGAACACAACTGGTTTGAGACCTTCATTGTCTTCATGATTCTCCTCAGCAGTGGAGCTCTG GCTTTTGAGGACATCTACATAGAGCAGAGGAAGGTGATCCGCACCATCCTGGAGTACGCTGATAAGGTCTTCTCCTACATCTTTGTCATTGAGATGCTGCTCAAGTGGGTGGCCTATGGCTTCAAGGTGTACTTCACCAATGCGTGGTGCTGGCTGGACTTCCTCATTGTCGAT GTCTCCCTTGTCAGCCTAACAGCCAACTGGTTGGGATACTCCGAGCTGGGAGCCATCAAATCTCTGCGGACACTGAGAGCACTGAGACCCCTGCGTGCCCTGTCCAGATTTGAAGGCATGAGG GTGGTGGTAAACGCATTGCTGGGTGCCATCCCCTCCATTATGAACGTCCTGCTGGTCTGCCTCATCTTCTGGCTGATATTCAGTATCATGGGGGTGAACCTCTTCGCGGGGAAGTACTACCGATGCGTCAACACCACCACGGGGGAACTCTTTGACATCAGCGTGGTGAACAACAAGAGCGACTGCATGGCTCTGCTCTACACCAACGAGGTCAGATGGGTCAACGTCAAAGTCAACTTCGACAACGTGGGCTTGGGATACCTGTCCTTGCTGCAGGTG GCCACATTTAAAGGTTGGATGGATATTATGTATGCAGCAGTGGATTCACGAGAG ATTGAAGAGCAGCCAGTGTATGAGATCAACCTCTACATGTACATCTACTTcgtcatcttcatcatctttggaTCCTTCTTCACCTTGAACCTCTTCATTGGTGTCATCATCGACAATTTCaaccagcagaagaaaaag TTTGGAGGCAAAGACATCTTCAtgacagaagagcagaagaaatactaTAATGCCATGAAGAAGCTCGGCTCCAAGAAACCCCAGAAGCCCATCCCCAGGCCCTCG AACAAGTTTCAAGGCATGGTCTTTGATTTTGTCACCAAGCAAGTATTTGACATCAGCATCATGATACTTATCTGTCTTAACATGGTCACCATGATGGTAGAAACAGACGATCAAAGCGAGACCAAAACTGACATCCTCTACAAAATCAACCTGGTCTTCATCGTCATCTTCACTGGAGAGTGTGTGCTAAAGATGTTCGCCTTGCGCTACTACTACTTCACCATTGGCTGGAACATCTTTGACTTTGTGGTGGTCATCCTCTCCATCGCAG GTATTGTCCTCTCTGACATCATAGAGAAGTACTTCGTGTCACCCACGCTCTTCAGGGTCATCAGGCTGGCAAGGATCGGCCGCGTCCTCCGGCTGATCCGGGGAGCTAAAGGCATCCGGACGCTGCTCTTCGCTCTCATGATGTCCCTCCCTGCCCTGTTCAACATCGGCCTCCTGCTCTTCCTCGTCATGTTCATCTACTCCATCTTCGGGATGTCCAACTTCGCCTACGTAAAGAAGGAGGCGGGGATTGATGACATCTTCAACTTTGAGACTTTTGGGAACAGCATCATCTGCCTCTTCCAGATCACCACGTCGGCCGGATGGGATGGGCTGCTCAGCCCGATCCTAAACAGCGGCCCCCCCGACTGCGACCCCAACCTGGAGAACCCTGGCAGCTCAATAAAGGGCAACTGCGGCAATCCATCCATAGGCATCTTCTTCTTCTGCAGCTATATCATTATATCCTTCCTCATCGTAGTAAACATGTACATAGCTGTTATTTTGGAGAACTTCAATGTTGCTACTGAGGAAAGCAGCGAGCCGCTCTGCGAAGACGATTTTGAGATGTTTTATGAAATCTGGGAGAAGTTTGACCCTGATGCCACCCAGTTCATTGCGTACAGCACCTTGTCTGACTTTGTGGACACCTTACAGGAGCCACTCAGGATCCCCAAGCCAAACAAGATCAAGCTGATCACCATGGATTTACCGATGGTCGCTGGGGACAAAATCCACTGCCTGGATATCCTCTTTGCCCTGACGAAGGAAGTGCTGGGGGACTCAGGAGAGATGGACGCCTTGAAGGACACTATGGAGGAGAAGTTCATGGCAGCCAATCCTTCTAAAGTCTCCTATGAACCAATCACAACCACTCTGAAGAGGAAACAGGAGGAGGTGTGTGCAACGAAAATCCAGCGGGCGTTCCGGAGGTACCTGCTGAGGCGCTCGGTCAAGCAGGCGTCCTACATGTACCGACACAGCAAGGATGAGGAGGCACTGATGGGGGATGCCCCTGAGAAGGAAGGTCTGATTGCAACCAAAATGCACGAGACGTATGGGAACAGTGGGACCGATGCGGAGATGGGCGCTGCTATTGATCTCGCACCCGTCCCGAGCTCAGAGACTCAAAGTGCTCCCGTAGAATCAAAGCCACCGAGTGGGCAACGTGTTGTGAAGGAGTCACTGGTATAA
- the CD79B gene encoding B-cell antigen receptor complex-associated protein beta chain, with the protein MGDLYTRLWVLQANLWLMAVAAGGIPTDGNSTSNSTGSGCSGIWQHPRFMAAKKNMPVQFICYTRQPHNMRWYKAPVDKEEFQVLDQSSDRFSIQNTENYINFTIFKVSYEDNGVYVCDSKNLTEEKRQPYLCGTELRVVSRSSIQQIQSRNTLKDTIIIIQTILLVIFISVPMLLFLEKGDRKEIPDEDHTYEGLEVEQIATYEDITPFRDMKAKWTVGEHPGEE; encoded by the exons ATGGGAGATCTCTACACGAGGCTATGGGTGCTCCAGGCCAACCTCTGGCTGATGGCCGTGGCTGCAG GTGGGATCCCAACAGATGGGAACAGCACCAGTAACAGCACAG GCAGCGGATGCTCTGGGATATGGCAGCACCCACGTTTCATGGCTGCCAAGAAGAACATGCCTGTCCAGTTCATCTGCTACACCCGTCAGCCCCACAACATGCGTTGGTACAAAGCACCGGTGGATAAGGAGGAGTTCCAGGTGTTGGATCAGAGTTCTGACCGCTTCAGCATCCAGAACACAGAAAACTACATCAACTTCACCATCTTCAAGGTCAGCTACGAGGACAACGGGGTCTATGTGTGCGACAGCAAGAACCTGACGGAGGAGAAGAGGCAGCCATACTTGTGTGGGACGGAGCTCAGAGTCGTGA gtcgcagcagcatccagcagatCCAGAGCAGGAACACGCTGAAGGacaccatcatcatcatccagACCATCCTGCTGGTCATCTTCATCAGCGTCCCCATGCTCCTCTTCCTAGAAAAG GGTGACAGAAAGGAAATCCCCGATGAAGACCACACCTATGAG GGCCTGGAGGTGGAGCAGATTGCCACCTATGAGGACATCACTCCTTTCCGGGACATGAAGGCCAAATGGACAGTGGGGGAGCACCCAGGAGAGGAGTGA
- the LOC107325042 gene encoding vasoactive intestinal polypeptide receptor 1-like isoform X3: MSPTSSRSPKVQRYELLIHRNCTEVGWSPPSPPYYSACELEPVGSSNNTEAKRGYFITMKVLYTCGYSTSLAALFMAIGIFSCFRKLHCTRNSIHIHFFTSFILRGASVLIKDAVLFSDESVDHCTMSTVKCKASIAFVQYSVLANFFWLLVEGMYLQTLLLLTFTSDRSYIWWYILIGWGVPVLTVCVWVFTRLQYDDHGCWDDYSSPYWWVIKAPILLAIFVNFLIFLNVTRMLAQKIRSPDISKNHKQQYMRLTKSTLLLIPLFGVHYVVFALFPEHIGVDARLYFELVLGSYQGFLVALLYCFLNGEVQAEIKRNWGKWQTSMESNVFNMATQDFTA, translated from the exons ATGTCCCCCACATCTTCAAGAAGTCCCAAGGTGCAGAGATATGAAT tgctgatcCACAGGAACTGCACTGAGGTGGGATGGAGTCCCCCCAGCCCACCCTACTACAGCGCCTGTGAGCTGGAGCCTGTTGGGAGCAGCAACAACACTGAGGCCAAG agagGTTACTTCATCACCATGAAGGTGCTCTACACCTGCGGCTACTCCACATCCTTGGCAGCCCTGTTCATGGCCATTGGAATCTTCTCCTGCTTCAG GAAGCTGCACTGTACCAGGAACTCCATCCACATCCACTTCTTCACCTCCTTCATCCTACGTGGGGCTTCTGTGCTCATCAAGGACGCCGTCCTCTTCTCTGATGAGTCTGTTGACCACTGCACCATGTCAACG GTGAAGTGCAAAGCATCCATTGCCTTTGTGCAGTACTCAGTGTTGGCCAACTTCTTCTGGCTGCTGGTGGAGGGCATGTACCTGCagaccctgctgctgctcaccttcACCTCTGACCGGAGCTACATCTGGTGGTATATCCTCATTGGATGGG GTGTCCCCGTGTTGacggtgtgtgtgtgggtgttCACCAGGCTGCAGTACGACGACCATGG GTGCTGGGATGACTACAGCAGCCCCTACTGGTGGGTGATCAAGGCTCCCATCCTCCTGGCCATATTT GTGAacttcctcatcttcctcaaCGTCACCAGGATGTTGGCACAGAAGATCCGATCCCCAGACATCAGCAAGAACCACAAGCAGCAATACAT GAGGCTGACCAAGTCCACGCTGCTCCTCATCCCCCTCTTTGGGGTGCACTACGTGGTGTTCGCACTCTTCCCTGAGCACATCGGGGTGGACGCCCGGCTGTACTTTGAGCTGGTCCTCGGTTCCTACCAG ggtTTCCTGGTGGCTCTGCTCTATTGCTTCCTGAATGGGGAG GTCCAGGCTGAGATCAAGAGAAACTGGGGCAAGTGGCAGACATCCATGGAGAGCAACGTCTTCAACATGGCAACCCAAGACTTCACGGCGTGA